From the genome of Camelus dromedarius isolate mCamDro1 chromosome 19, mCamDro1.pat, whole genome shotgun sequence, one region includes:
- the LOC105102165 gene encoding putative adhesion G protein-coupled receptor F2P — translation MPRVLLLYCFVFLLPTESCRRLCQAASKSKEQVSARPHGVCDGVCLEKSSCSQPCPPDTQGNMGFLCRQKKWHKITDTCRTLTAFNIFEAGEYSIQPSGGTKITEYANKKSETITDVLMRKCPRDLSCVIRNIQRSPRIPGNIAVIVQLLRNISTVLTTDVDEAKMQSYSIMANHILNSKSISNWTFIPDRNSSWVLLHSVNSFARKLFINKHPIDIADVFIHTMGTTISRDDTGKNFSFSMRVNDTGDEVTGRVSISRDELQKMPSPSKAISIAFPTLGAILEASVLENVTVNGLVLSVILPKELQRISLIFEKISKSEEMRTQCVGWHSLESRWDQQACQMIQENSQQAVCTCRPSRLFTSFSILMAPHVLESPILVYITYIGLGISICSLVLCLSIEALVWGEVTKTEISYLRHVCIANIAASLLVADVWFIVAAFLSGPATSHSACVAATFFVHFFYLSVFFWMLAKALLILYGILIVFHTLPKSALVASLFTVGYGCPLVIAAITVAATEPGKGYLRPETCWLNWDMTKALMAFVVPALAIVVVNLVTVTLVIVKTRQAAVGSSMFQEVRAIVRISKNIAILTPLLGLTWGFGIATVLDDHSLAFHIIFSLLNAFQGFFILVFGTILDPKIRQALKDRVTSAKWISRTSENLSSDFSRHPTKGPS, via the exons ATGCCTCGGGTGCTTCTGCTGTACTGCTTCGTGTTTCTCTTGCCCACCGAGTCCTGCAGGAGGTTATGCCAG GCTGCCAGCAAGAGCAAGGAGCAGGTGTCCGCCAGGCCACACG gtGTATGCGATGGCGTTTGCTTAGAGAAGTCCTCCTGCAGCCAACCTTGCCCTCCAGACACTCAGGGGAATATGGGGTTTTTATGCAGGCAAAAGAAATGGCACAAGATCACTGACACCTGCCGGACTCTTACTGCCTTCAACATCTTCGAG GCAGGTGAATATTCCATTCAACCATCTGGAGGGACGAAAATAACTGAATATGCCAACAAGAAGTCGGAGACCATTACAGACGTGTTGATGCGGAAGTGCCCGCGGGATTTGTCCTGCGTGATCAGGAACATTCAGCGGTCTCCCCGCATCCCGGGGAACATCGCGGTCATCGTGCAGCTGTTACGCAACATCTCCACTGTGCTGACGACAGACGTCGACGAGGCGAAGATGCAG AGTTACAGCATCATGGCCAACCACATTCTTAACAGCAAAAGCATCTCGAACTGGACCTTCATCCCAGACAGGAACAGCAGCTGGGTCCTGCTCCACTCAGTCAATTCCTTTGCAAGAAAGTTGTTTATAAATAAACATCCCATCGACATAGCGGATGTGTTCATTCACACCATGGGCACCACCATCTCCAGAGACGACACTGGAAagaatttctctttttccatgagAGTTAATGACACAGGCGATGAGGTCACTGGGAGGGTGTCGATCAGTAGAGATGAACTTCAGAAGATGCCTTCTCCTTCTAAGGCCATCAGCATTGCCTTTCCAACTCTCGGGGCCATCTTAGAAGCCAGTGTTTTGGAAAACGTCACGGTGAATGGGCTTGTCCTGTCTGTCATTCTGCCCAAGGAACTTCAAAGAATCTCActgatttttgaaaagatcagCAAGTCAGAGGAGATGAGGACGCAGTGTGTGGGCTGGCACTCCCTGGAGAGCAGATGGGACCAGCAGGCCTGTCAAATGATTCAGGAGAACTCCCAGCAAGCAGTTTGCACCTGTCGGCCAAGCAGGCTGTTTACCTCTTTCTCCATTCTCATGGCACCCCACGTCTTGGAGAGTCCGATCCTGGTTTACATCACGTACATCGGCCTGGGTATTTCTATTTGCAGCTTGGTCCTTTGCTTGTCCATCGAAGCCTTGGTCTGGGGCGAGGTGACGAAGACAGAGATCTCGTATTTACGCCACGTGTGCATTGCTAACATCGCGGCCTCCTTGCTGGTGGCTGATGTGTGGTTCATCGTGGCTGCCTTTCTGAGTGGTCCAGCCACGAGCCACAGCGCATGTGTGGCAGCAACGTTTTTTGTTCACTTCTTTTACCTTTCCGTGTTTTTCTGGATGCTTGCCAAGGCACTCCTCATCCTCTACGGAATCCTGATCGTTTTCCATACGCTGCCCAAGTCGGCCCTGGTGGCCTCTCTCTTCACGGTGGGCTATGGCTGCCCTTTGGTCATCGCGGCTATCACGGTCGCTGCCACTGAGCCCGGCAAAGGCTACCTCCGGCCAGAGACCTGTTGGCTCAACTGGGACATGACCAAGGCCCTGATGGCCTTTGTGGTCCCGGCTCTGGCCATCGTGGTGGTCAACCTGGTCACAGTCACACTGGTCATCGTGAAGACCCGGCAAGCGGCCGTCGGGAGTTCCATGTTCCAGGAGGTGAGAGCCATCGTGCGGATCAGTAAGAACATAGCCATCCTCACGCCGCTCCTGGGCCTGACCTGGGGATTCGGAATAGCCACGGTCCTGGATGACCACTCCCTGGCCTTCCACATCATCTTCTCCCTGCTCAACGCCTTCCAG